In Bdellovibrio bacteriovorus, the following are encoded in one genomic region:
- the rimM gene encoding ribosome maturation factor RimM (Essential for efficient processing of 16S rRNA), which produces MKLVGKVREAHGLKGDLYVLVFSGDITWAKRMKTFGLKAKDSDEIKTFTVERTKPFKKGIIVKAAEVSDRTAAEGVEHLEFFVDEELLVSKPGETIYLSEIKNFKLKDPEQTVLGEIVGFSSNGVQDLLVVDDGSKKVEVPFVDAFIKKIDFKHQAVVMDLPEGLFDLENA; this is translated from the coding sequence ATGAAGTTAGTTGGAAAAGTTCGCGAAGCTCACGGTCTTAAAGGGGATCTTTATGTTTTAGTTTTCTCGGGTGATATCACTTGGGCCAAGCGCATGAAGACTTTCGGTTTAAAGGCCAAAGACTCTGACGAAATTAAAACTTTCACAGTTGAGCGCACAAAGCCTTTTAAAAAAGGCATCATTGTTAAAGCGGCAGAAGTTTCTGATCGCACGGCGGCTGAAGGTGTTGAACACTTAGAGTTCTTTGTTGATGAAGAGCTTTTAGTTTCAAAACCAGGTGAGACTATCTATCTTTCTGAGATCAAAAACTTCAAACTTAAAGATCCGGAACAAACTGTCCTGGGGGAAATCGTTGGATTTTCTTCGAATGGTGTTCAAGATCTTTTGGTTGTTGATGATGGCAGCAAAAAAGTTGAAGTGCCATTCGTAGACGCATTCATCAAGAAAATCGATTTCAAACACCAAGCGGTGGTGATGGATTTGCCTGAAGGATTGTTCGATCTAGAGAACGCTTAA
- a CDS encoding ribonuclease HII has product MAKKKVTKKKLVLDLPDVAWREFSPFPVIGVDEVGRGCLAGPVYAAAVILKSEVGIEHFTDSKLISEIRREELASLILAEHIVGIGSATVEEIDEINILNASLLAMKRAVEQLKVKSGHVVVDGNKKIPNLKGYEQTTVIKGDLRVAPISAASIVAKVTRDRLMKELGAKYPKYGFEEHKGYSTPIHKERIVLHGPCLHHRRSFAGVKEHLAFLNI; this is encoded by the coding sequence ATGGCGAAGAAAAAAGTGACTAAGAAAAAACTAGTTCTGGATTTACCCGATGTGGCTTGGAGAGAATTTTCTCCATTTCCCGTTATTGGCGTGGATGAAGTGGGGCGAGGTTGCTTGGCGGGGCCCGTTTACGCCGCGGCCGTGATTTTAAAATCCGAAGTCGGCATTGAACACTTTACGGATTCAAAGTTGATATCCGAAATTCGTCGTGAAGAACTCGCGTCCTTGATTTTAGCAGAGCACATTGTTGGTATCGGAAGTGCAACGGTTGAGGAGATTGATGAGATCAATATCCTGAATGCTTCGTTGTTAGCGATGAAACGCGCGGTCGAGCAATTGAAAGTGAAATCAGGACATGTCGTTGTCGACGGAAATAAAAAAATTCCGAATCTTAAAGGTTATGAGCAAACGACAGTGATCAAAGGGGACTTGCGAGTAGCGCCAATTTCGGCGGCCTCTATTGTCGCTAAAGTCACCCGTGATCGATTGATGAAAGAACTCGGCGCGAAGTATCCAAAGTATGGTTTTGAAGAACACAAAGGTTACTCCACGCCCATTCACAAAGAACGTATCGTCCTTCACGGGCCGTGCTTGCACCACCGACGCAGTTTTGCCGGGGTCAAAGAACACCTCGCCTTCCTTAACATCTAA
- a CDS encoding DsbA family protein, translating into MKNNAKNSFLLVALISTLLALGVFGYLSTHYYELKFGAPTEGSMCNINDVMNCDAVAASSFSALFGIPMALWGLATNLVLLYFLLVTRFNLVQDKEKASRYTLMLSGITLIASIVMGLISTQMANLCIFCITSYVLSLITFICVLLGAYEVSVSNLMNDFKDIFVTERWVLGFAIAIPVIAFLGNIMFLESHGYSKIAKISEEKIAYWNVATVQTFDPAAGLILQKGTGEPVMTIVEFADFRCPHCKHAAPGLHAFTKSRPDVRLQFKPFPLDGTCNQAIQGGDGISCGIAAAVMCAEQQSKKGWETHDFFFDTQETVLRTPNLDQNLQAASEKLGLNLDELKKCVQDPAMQESIRKMAKEGATAQIRGTPTIFVNNKLLEGGHLVPVLEAAYQSLKK; encoded by the coding sequence ATGAAAAACAATGCGAAAAATAGCTTTTTACTTGTCGCCCTTATTTCGACTCTTTTAGCGCTGGGTGTTTTCGGATATCTAAGCACTCACTACTATGAACTGAAGTTTGGAGCCCCCACGGAAGGCTCCATGTGTAACATCAACGATGTCATGAACTGTGATGCTGTTGCTGCCAGCAGCTTTTCGGCCCTTTTCGGCATTCCGATGGCTCTTTGGGGATTGGCAACAAACTTAGTCCTTCTGTATTTCCTCTTAGTGACTCGCTTTAACCTGGTCCAGGACAAAGAAAAAGCCTCTCGCTATACCTTGATGCTTTCAGGAATCACGCTGATCGCATCTATCGTGATGGGCCTCATCTCCACACAAATGGCGAACCTTTGTATCTTCTGCATTACCAGCTATGTCCTTTCATTGATCACCTTTATTTGCGTTCTTTTAGGAGCTTATGAGGTTTCAGTTTCAAATCTAATGAATGACTTTAAAGACATCTTCGTCACAGAACGCTGGGTTCTTGGTTTTGCCATAGCGATTCCAGTGATTGCGTTCTTAGGAAATATTATGTTTCTAGAAAGTCATGGCTATTCTAAGATTGCTAAAATCAGCGAAGAAAAAATCGCTTATTGGAATGTCGCGACCGTGCAAACTTTTGATCCTGCAGCCGGCCTTATTTTACAAAAAGGAACCGGCGAACCTGTGATGACAATCGTGGAATTTGCGGACTTCCGTTGCCCGCATTGTAAGCACGCAGCCCCTGGCCTTCATGCATTCACAAAAAGCCGCCCCGATGTGCGCTTGCAATTTAAACCTTTCCCTTTGGATGGCACGTGCAACCAAGCCATCCAAGGGGGCGACGGCATTTCTTGTGGCATCGCGGCCGCAGTTATGTGTGCTGAACAGCAGTCTAAAAAAGGCTGGGAAACCCATGACTTCTTCTTTGATACCCAAGAAACCGTGTTACGCACTCCCAACTTAGATCAAAATCTTCAAGCGGCTTCTGAAAAGCTGGGTTTGAACTTGGATGAACTAAAAAAATGCGTTCAAGATCCCGCAATGCAAGAATCAATTCGCAAGATGGCCAAAGAAGGTGCTACCGCTCAGATCCGCGGCACACCGACGATCTTCGTTAACAATAAGCTTCTTGAAGGCGGACACTTAGTTCCGGTTCTTGAAGCCGCTTATCAGAGTTTGAAAAAATAG
- a CDS encoding YraN family protein has protein sequence MEFYQKQGYALLAQRMKTPFAEVDLLFRTPENHVLMVEVKTANIEDFQAHRITLRQKKRLMRALLFLAEKLESLVEVHWAFVTKEGGVTIIENVSG, from the coding sequence ATCGAATTTTATCAAAAACAAGGTTATGCGCTTTTAGCGCAACGAATGAAGACCCCTTTTGCAGAAGTCGATCTGCTTTTTAGAACACCTGAAAATCATGTGCTTATGGTGGAAGTTAAAACCGCGAACATCGAAGACTTTCAGGCTCATCGAATCACCTTGCGACAAAAAAAGAGACTGATGCGGGCCCTGCTGTTTTTAGCTGAAAAACTAGAAAGTTTGGTCGAAGTTCACTGGGCCTTCGTCACGAAAGAAGGCGGAGTGACCATCATTGAGAACGTGAGTGGTTGA
- a CDS encoding RNA methyltransferase — MSEHVYVPRMAVGLVHYPVRDRMQKTVSTNITNFDIHDIARACQVYGVEKYYIIHPMQEQLMFVERVLDHWRVGQGSKFNPMRKTALGSVRTASSVEAAMADWNQPDGITIATTARVEWAKRKYQFSELRHEMHVEKKPVFMLFGTGFGMTKELIGSCSGVLESIRGAPPQDYRHLSVRSAVSICLDRVMGPW, encoded by the coding sequence ATGTCTGAACATGTTTACGTTCCCCGCATGGCGGTGGGACTTGTTCATTATCCCGTGCGCGATCGCATGCAAAAAACCGTATCGACGAATATCACGAATTTCGATATTCACGACATCGCTAGGGCTTGTCAGGTTTATGGAGTGGAAAAATATTACATCATTCATCCCATGCAAGAGCAGTTGATGTTCGTGGAACGCGTGCTTGATCATTGGAGAGTGGGACAGGGCTCGAAGTTCAATCCCATGCGGAAAACGGCTTTAGGATCGGTCAGAACTGCTTCTAGCGTGGAGGCGGCGATGGCGGATTGGAACCAGCCCGACGGAATCACCATTGCGACCACGGCTCGGGTCGAATGGGCGAAAAGAAAGTACCAATTTAGCGAGTTGCGTCACGAAATGCATGTGGAAAAGAAGCCCGTTTTTATGTTATTTGGTACTGGATTCGGTATGACAAAGGAGCTGATAGGCTCTTGTAGTGGGGTTTTGGAGAGTATCCGGGGTGCTCCGCCGCAAGATTACCGCCATCTTTCTGTAAGATCGGCAGTAAGTATCTGTCTTGACCGCGTTATGGGTCCATGGTAG
- the rpsP gene encoding 30S ribosomal protein S16 produces the protein MAVVIRLARMGAKHSPKYRVTVADSRRYVTGKFLEVLGTYIPSPKGNDKKVELDLAKVDAWIKKGAQPSERVKHVIKLAQAK, from the coding sequence ATGGCAGTTGTTATTCGTTTGGCTCGTATGGGTGCTAAGCACAGTCCTAAATACCGCGTTACAGTTGCGGATTCTCGTCGTTACGTTACTGGTAAATTCCTTGAAGTTCTTGGAACTTACATTCCTTCTCCAAAAGGTAACGATAAAAAAGTTGAGTTGGATCTTGCTAAAGTTGATGCTTGGATCAAAAAAGGTGCACAACCTTCTGAGCGTGTAAAACACGTTATTAAATTGGCTCAAGCTAAGTAA
- the trmD gene encoding tRNA (guanosine(37)-N1)-methyltransferase TrmD, which produces MLKVDVVTLFPEMIEGAVSHGVLGQALKGNLLTVKAHTPRTQANDKHRTVDDRPFGGGDGMIMLPETLEKTLSGLKHNTSKIIYLSPQGETLTDNKARTLANEKHLILICGRYGGIDQRVINSYVDEEISIGDYVLSGGELGALVVIDALARFIPGVLGHQDSANKDSFADGLLEEPHFTRPRQYLDQDVPEVLLSGNHKLIAEWKKKVAALVTLKKRPDLFTNYLDQEREVVRNLKKKKKSDPLKDLQDFFKNLSVADRKVLGLDDITEEDFNV; this is translated from the coding sequence ATGTTGAAGGTTGATGTCGTCACACTTTTCCCAGAGATGATCGAGGGCGCCGTTTCTCACGGCGTTTTAGGTCAAGCTCTGAAAGGAAATCTGCTGACGGTCAAAGCGCACACTCCGCGCACGCAGGCGAACGACAAACATCGCACCGTCGATGACCGACCTTTCGGCGGCGGTGACGGTATGATCATGTTGCCAGAGACTTTAGAAAAGACTCTTTCTGGATTGAAACATAATACTTCAAAGATCATTTATCTTTCTCCGCAAGGAGAAACCCTCACGGATAATAAAGCCCGAACCTTAGCAAATGAAAAACATCTGATTCTGATCTGCGGCCGTTACGGAGGCATTGATCAGCGCGTGATTAACTCTTATGTCGATGAAGAGATCTCGATCGGGGACTATGTCCTTAGTGGCGGAGAGTTGGGAGCCTTGGTTGTTATTGATGCTTTGGCGCGATTCATCCCGGGGGTTTTAGGACATCAGGATTCGGCAAATAAAGACAGCTTTGCAGATGGATTATTAGAAGAGCCGCACTTCACCAGACCTCGTCAGTATCTGGATCAAGATGTGCCGGAAGTTTTGTTAAGCGGAAATCACAAGCTGATTGCGGAATGGAAAAAGAAAGTGGCGGCTCTTGTGACTTTAAAAAAACGCCCCGATTTATTCACAAATTATTTAGATCAAGAGCGTGAAGTCGTCAGAAATTTAAAAAAGAAAAAGAAGTCAGACCCGCTTAAAGATTTGCAGGATTTTTTTAAAAATCTATCCGTGGCCGATCGAAAGGTGTTGGGCTTAGACGATATCACCGAGGAAGATTTCAATGTCTGA
- a CDS encoding KH domain-containing protein, translated as MDSLKDLVEFMAKSLVDKPDNVEVDEIPGQQTTLLALKVDKEDLGKVIGKQGKTAAAMRTIIRAAGTKLNKRYHLDIVE; from the coding sequence ATGGATAGCTTGAAAGACCTCGTTGAGTTTATGGCTAAGTCTCTAGTAGATAAGCCAGACAACGTAGAAGTAGATGAAATCCCTGGTCAGCAAACCACGCTTTTAGCTTTGAAGGTTGATAAAGAAGACCTTGGTAAAGTGATTGGTAAGCAGGGTAAGACGGCAGCAGCAATGCGCACGATTATCCGCGCGGCTGGCACGAAGCTGAACAAGCGCTACCACTTAGATATCGTTGAGTAA
- a CDS encoding LPS-assembly protein LptD translates to MHHGLIILYSFIAAFLGFSSAFAAEPTARIHGILINADSMYRDNERQTAELEGNVQIVFQGQHIRADRAQVSLRSRQVQLYGNVEIMDAKNTIVGRQVHLDYDNNTGIIYDGYVQSGSVLFAGSVLQKTGDSDYVVTSADYTTCTNCPATWSFTGSTVRAELGGYAYIKNAILRLGNVPVFWFPYLVVPLKSDRQSGVLTPIFEVSDASGFSIGIPYFWAISESSDATIELKEYQKRGLKGLLEYRYVLTESSYGTLNAASLKDKAISSDSRFNKYRTTQEKNTSLDRWFLKYEHYQEMPDGGVHRAQVNLASDLQYPKDFPLETLNHGDSAMENRVSYTKNTETQHYSVDSSYYVNLLHADPLAYNDDAVHRLPELRFSQAQKSFRDTNFVYALDVDLVNFARAGNAYDDMTALNQNGTNYKFPTNSCAAPLWEDTPGCVRQYDGKYDPDIDQIRTGQRLDLRPTLAYPFQLGNTVDFVPKLAYRETHYSFNIPDQPYLARRYLRTELTARSKISRVFGDALSSKATRYKHEIIPEITYTRLPWLSQDQHPFFGTGDMANAPFSSRDNVSDLDIASDYGLQFDYTDRVYDRNLVTFAVTNKLTEKRWVMDRPEYRQIGYLKLAQSYNEGGATGAGASQQWSDLTAILDVRLDYFQTYTIANYYPYQNVTNTSSRARVLNDKGQFLEGQLSLQYPITPGQEVDVSKRQEDYTFSAGFISRYLNAMGKITYDANPKDASTNEYQVKSWAAILQLKPPGDCWIINLATDKVTGGDTRYFVSFDFNFDGSPKPPLPSSTLDLYGF, encoded by the coding sequence GTGCATCACGGATTGATCATCTTGTATTCATTTATAGCCGCCTTCCTGGGCTTTTCTTCTGCTTTCGCGGCAGAGCCCACCGCGCGTATTCATGGAATCTTGATCAACGCCGACAGCATGTATCGCGATAACGAACGTCAGACAGCCGAACTTGAAGGCAACGTCCAGATCGTTTTCCAGGGGCAGCATATTCGCGCTGATCGTGCCCAAGTTTCTTTACGCTCTCGCCAAGTACAACTTTATGGAAACGTCGAAATCATGGATGCCAAAAACACCATCGTCGGCCGCCAAGTTCACTTGGACTATGACAACAACACGGGAATCATTTATGACGGCTACGTGCAATCCGGGTCCGTTCTTTTTGCGGGTTCCGTTTTACAAAAAACCGGTGATTCCGATTACGTGGTCACTTCGGCTGATTACACGACCTGCACCAACTGCCCCGCTACGTGGAGTTTTACGGGTTCTACCGTTCGCGCCGAACTTGGCGGGTATGCCTATATTAAAAATGCAATTTTGCGTTTAGGTAATGTGCCGGTCTTTTGGTTCCCCTACTTAGTGGTGCCTTTAAAAAGTGATCGTCAATCAGGGGTTTTAACTCCGATCTTTGAGGTTTCTGATGCGAGCGGTTTTTCTATCGGGATTCCGTACTTCTGGGCGATCTCTGAAAGCAGCGATGCGACCATTGAATTAAAAGAATATCAAAAGCGGGGTCTTAAAGGGCTTCTTGAATATCGCTACGTTCTGACGGAGTCCTCTTATGGAACATTGAACGCAGCCTCTTTGAAAGACAAAGCGATTTCATCAGATTCCCGATTTAATAAATACCGCACGACTCAAGAAAAAAACACCTCGCTAGATCGTTGGTTTTTAAAATACGAACACTATCAAGAAATGCCAGATGGCGGCGTTCATCGCGCCCAAGTGAATCTTGCTAGCGATTTACAATACCCCAAAGATTTTCCGCTAGAGACCTTAAACCATGGTGACTCGGCGATGGAAAATCGTGTCTCTTACACAAAAAACACCGAAACCCAGCATTACTCCGTGGATTCGTCTTATTACGTAAACTTACTCCATGCCGATCCTTTGGCTTACAATGACGATGCCGTTCACCGCCTGCCAGAACTGCGTTTTTCTCAAGCACAAAAAAGTTTTCGTGATACGAATTTCGTCTATGCTTTAGATGTCGATTTAGTGAACTTTGCCCGTGCCGGAAATGCCTATGATGATATGACGGCGCTAAACCAAAATGGCACGAACTATAAATTTCCGACGAACTCTTGCGCGGCCCCGCTGTGGGAGGACACTCCGGGCTGTGTACGCCAGTATGATGGCAAATACGATCCGGACATCGATCAAATCCGCACCGGTCAGCGTTTAGATTTGCGACCTACTTTGGCCTATCCATTCCAACTTGGAAACACGGTCGACTTTGTCCCTAAACTTGCTTACCGAGAAACTCACTATAGCTTCAACATTCCTGATCAACCCTACTTAGCACGGCGCTATCTGCGTACCGAACTCACGGCGCGTTCTAAAATCAGTCGTGTCTTTGGCGATGCCTTAAGCTCAAAGGCCACACGCTATAAGCATGAAATCATCCCCGAAATTACTTACACGCGCCTTCCTTGGTTGTCTCAAGATCAACATCCATTTTTCGGAACAGGCGACATGGCTAATGCGCCCTTTTCTTCGCGCGACAATGTCTCTGATTTAGATATTGCCAGTGATTATGGCCTGCAATTTGACTATACCGATCGCGTTTATGATCGCAATCTTGTGACTTTTGCAGTGACAAACAAACTGACTGAAAAACGCTGGGTGATGGATCGTCCCGAATATCGTCAAATCGGTTATTTAAAGTTAGCACAAAGCTATAACGAGGGCGGGGCTACCGGTGCCGGCGCTTCGCAACAGTGGTCGGACTTAACAGCGATTTTGGATGTGCGCTTAGACTATTTTCAAACTTACACGATCGCGAACTACTACCCTTACCAAAATGTGACCAACACCTCATCCCGTGCGCGTGTTTTAAATGACAAAGGTCAATTCTTAGAAGGACAGCTGTCATTACAATACCCTATCACTCCCGGCCAAGAAGTCGACGTCAGCAAACGGCAAGAAGACTACACCTTCTCTGCCGGATTTATTTCTAGGTATTTAAATGCCATGGGTAAAATCACTTATGATGCAAATCCTAAGGATGCCAGCACGAATGAATACCAAGTCAAGTCTTGGGCAGCGATCTTACAGTTAAAACCCCCCGGAGATTGTTGGATCATCAATCTTGCGACGGACAAGGTCACTGGCGGTGATACACGCTATTTCGTTTCATTTGATTTCAACTTCGACGGATCGCCGAAGCCACCACTTCCATCCAGCACCCTGGATTTATATGGATTTTAG
- the rplS gene encoding 50S ribosomal protein L19 translates to MAKTTAKTATKETNIVRRVSVKAANKNIQAFSSGDTVNVFVKVKEGEKERVQLYKGIVTKIQGSGAQKTFTVRKISAGVGVERTFPFASPALDKVELVNIGKVRRSKLYYLRALEGKAAKIESELVTSSKAE, encoded by the coding sequence ATGGCTAAAACTACAGCTAAAACAGCTACTAAAGAAACTAACATCGTTCGTCGTGTCAGCGTTAAAGCTGCTAACAAAAATATCCAAGCATTCAGCTCTGGTGATACAGTAAACGTATTCGTTAAAGTTAAAGAAGGCGAAAAAGAACGCGTTCAGCTTTACAAAGGTATCGTAACTAAGATCCAAGGATCTGGCGCTCAAAAAACTTTCACAGTTCGCAAAATCTCTGCGGGTGTGGGCGTTGAAAGAACTTTCCCGTTTGCGTCTCCCGCTTTGGATAAAGTGGAACTAGTAAACATCGGTAAAGTACGTCGTTCAAAACTTTACTACCTTCGTGCTCTTGAAGGTAAAGCAGCGAAAATCGAATCTGAGCTTGTGACTTCATCTAAAGCCGAGTAG
- a CDS encoding STAS domain-containing protein, with translation MNIKLVLDGDIAVVSLSGRIEIEKTQSFKKACLQKFSDKKVVFCLKNLNFVGSSGIQNFFGVLNDLHGNKKMAVKISGLSPDFQRLFQFSECGHLELHDSIENALQSF, from the coding sequence ATGAATATTAAACTCGTGCTCGACGGCGACATTGCAGTTGTTTCATTGAGCGGTCGTATTGAAATTGAAAAAACACAGTCTTTCAAGAAAGCTTGTTTGCAAAAGTTTTCTGACAAAAAAGTGGTTTTTTGTCTTAAAAATTTGAACTTCGTGGGATCGTCAGGAATTCAAAACTTCTTTGGTGTGTTGAATGATCTTCACGGAAATAAAAAAATGGCCGTGAAAATCTCAGGTTTAAGCCCGGACTTTCAGCGCCTTTTCCAATTTTCAGAATGTGGACATTTGGAGCTGCACGACAGTATCGAAAACGCTTTGCAGTCTTTTTAA
- the ffh gene encoding signal recognition particle protein — MFENLSDKITASLKKVRGQSKITESNIEEVIKEIRLSLLEADVNFKVVKSFVDKVKAKALGAEVLANVNPGQMFVKIVHDELVNVLGGGAVDINVRENPSVIFMVGLQGAGKTTSSAKLALYIRQKLGKKPGLIPADIYRPAAVDQLQTLGRQNNIPTFPTQAGMKPEEILEKAKQWAKDNLVEVVIVDTAGRLQIDDQLMGELGRLREIWTPQEILLVADAMLGQQSVNVAEGFHQRLQLTGLVLTKVDGDARGGAALSIREVTGIPIKFLGVGEKVAALEVFHPDRLAGRILGMGDVLSLVEKAQEVIDEKSAMASAKKMMKNEFTLEDFLTQIQQLKKMGGFETILKFLPGMGDLSKQLKNMTPPDNEIKKIEAIIRSMTFEERHNHKVLNASRRTRIANGSGTQVQDVNKLIKQFEDAKKMMSGMMKMGMGRGGMKFPF; from the coding sequence ATGTTCGAAAACCTGTCTGATAAAATCACGGCCAGCCTTAAAAAAGTCCGTGGTCAAAGCAAGATCACCGAATCCAATATCGAAGAAGTGATCAAAGAGATCCGTTTAAGTCTTTTAGAGGCCGACGTGAACTTCAAAGTCGTGAAATCTTTCGTGGATAAGGTCAAAGCCAAAGCCTTAGGGGCGGAAGTTTTGGCTAACGTGAATCCGGGCCAAATGTTCGTTAAAATCGTGCATGATGAACTGGTGAACGTCCTTGGCGGCGGAGCTGTGGATATTAATGTCCGTGAAAACCCCAGTGTGATTTTCATGGTGGGCTTGCAAGGGGCAGGGAAGACGACCTCTTCCGCAAAACTGGCTTTATACATTCGCCAAAAGTTGGGAAAAAAACCAGGCTTGATTCCTGCCGACATTTATCGTCCGGCGGCCGTGGATCAGTTGCAAACTTTGGGTCGCCAGAACAATATTCCGACCTTCCCGACCCAAGCGGGAATGAAGCCTGAAGAGATCTTAGAAAAAGCCAAACAATGGGCCAAGGACAACTTGGTAGAAGTCGTGATCGTGGACACTGCAGGTCGCCTGCAAATCGATGATCAGTTGATGGGAGAGTTGGGACGTCTTCGTGAAATCTGGACACCCCAAGAAATTCTTTTAGTGGCCGATGCGATGCTAGGTCAGCAGTCCGTGAACGTGGCTGAAGGCTTCCATCAGCGTTTGCAGTTAACCGGCTTAGTTCTAACTAAAGTAGACGGGGATGCGCGCGGTGGTGCGGCCTTATCTATCAGAGAAGTCACCGGCATCCCCATTAAGTTCCTTGGGGTCGGCGAAAAAGTTGCGGCCTTAGAGGTGTTCCATCCCGATCGTCTGGCAGGGCGTATCTTGGGAATGGGCGATGTGTTGTCGCTGGTGGAAAAAGCTCAAGAAGTCATCGATGAAAAGTCGGCCATGGCGTCGGCCAAAAAGATGATGAAAAATGAGTTCACCTTGGAAGACTTTTTAACTCAGATTCAACAGCTTAAAAAAATGGGTGGTTTTGAAACCATCTTGAAATTTTTACCGGGCATGGGGGATTTAAGTAAGCAGCTTAAGAATATGACTCCACCCGACAATGAAATTAAAAAAATTGAAGCCATCATTCGTTCCATGACCTTTGAAGAACGTCATAATCATAAGGTTCTTAACGCTTCGCGCCGCACCCGCATCGCCAATGGCAGTGGGACTCAGGTGCAAGACGTAAACAAGCTTATTAAGCAATTTGAGGACGCTAAGAAGATGATGAGCGGAATGATGAAGATGGGAATGGGTCGAGGCGGAATGAAGTTCCCATTTTAG